A section of the Primulina eburnea isolate SZY01 chromosome 1, ASM2296580v1, whole genome shotgun sequence genome encodes:
- the LOC140804935 gene encoding uncharacterized protein encodes MCALCEYNPGTAVEWKHLRTNNEMSQTLNYVFWAFRQCVDGFRHCRKIISVDGTHLYTKYKHKMLIAVTLDANNQVLPLAFAIVDEETIDSWKWFLENLGKHFVRGENSVCLISDRHKGIVRATADLPYFQPPYGVHRFF; translated from the coding sequence ATGTGTGCTTTGTGCGAATATAATCCGGGAACAGCTGTGGAGTGGAAGCATCTCAGAACCAACAATGAAATGAGTCAGACACTGAACTATGTTTTTTGGGCATTCAGGCAATGTGTTGATGGTTTTCGGCATTGTCGAAAAATAATTAGTGTCGATGGTACACACTTGTATACCAAATACAAGCACAAAATGTTGATCGCTGTTACTCTGGATGCGAACAATCAAGTTCTACCGCTAGCATTTGCTATAGTTGATGAAGAGACAATTGATTCTTGGAAATGGTTCTTGGAGAACCTAGGAAAACATTTTGTTCGTGGTGAAAATAGTGTGTGTCTTATTTCTGATAGGCATAAGGGAATCGTTCGAGCAACTGCAGATCTACCGTATTTTCAACCTCCTTACGGTGTGCATCGTTTTTTTTAG